One part of the Nymphaea colorata isolate Beijing-Zhang1983 chromosome 8, ASM883128v2, whole genome shotgun sequence genome encodes these proteins:
- the LOC116259487 gene encoding nuclear transcription factor Y subunit B-3-like — translation MADSDNESGGGQGGGGGGGSSELSPKEQDRFLPIANVSRIMKKALPANAKISKDAKETVQECVSEFISFITGEASDKCQREKRKTINGDDLLWAMTTLGFEDYVDPLKIYLQKFREMEGEKTAACRGEGAGKDGGIQNGGSGGQNGVPLGGAAVQNGFGGGGVYGGMPMMMVGQNPGGVMYEQTGRMVGSYQIPVAGKGGSSVGGAPAGQQTRSRG, via the coding sequence ATGGCGGATTCAGACAATGAATCCGGAGGAGGCCAGGGAGGcgggggagggggagggagcaGTGAGCTGTCGCCGAAGGAACAGGACAGGTTCCTACCCATCGCGAACGTGAGTAGGATCATGAAGAAGGCGTTGCCGGCGAACGCCAAGATCTCCAAGGACGCGAAGGAGACGGTGCAGGAGTGCGTCTCGGAGTTCATCAGCTTCATCACGGGGGAGGCGTCGGACAAGTGCCAGCGAGAGAAGCGCAAGACCATCAACGGAGACGACCTCCTCTGGGCCATGACCACGCTCGGCTTCGAGGACTACGTCGACCCCCTCAAGATCTACCTCCAGAAGTTCCGAGAGATGGAAGGGGAGAAGACCGCCGCCTGCAGGGGAGAAGGAGCGGGCAAGGACGGCGGCATCCAGAACGGTGGTAGTGGCGGCCAGAATGGCGTGCCCCTTGGTGGTGCCGCTGTGCAGAATGGGTTCGGAGGTGGTGGGGTTTATGGGGGCATGCCGATGATGATGGTGGGCCAGAATCCGGGAGGGGTTATGTACGAGCAGACGGGAAGGATGGTAGGGAGCTATCAGATTCCGGTGGCCGGAAAAGGTGGGTCCTCGGTCGGAGGAGCGCCGGCCGGGCAACAGACCAGGTCCAGAGGTTAA